A window of the Linepithema humile isolate Giens D197 chromosome 4, Lhum_UNIL_v1.0, whole genome shotgun sequence genome harbors these coding sequences:
- the LOC136999572 gene encoding major royal jelly protein 3-like — protein MLSPLLIILIMSMIIISFGLKLNVEYEWKYIDFLWDNPQQKQQAIDSGEYDPGAIFSLDTDKASGILILSKIFNNSITNKILVDGRIFVSAARAKGVPASVMIITNEKGEGGPLLRPYPDWSWYTKNDCNSITAGVFRVYIKCNYIFILDSGKYEPNVSICPAQLLIFDLSTDKLVKRIIIPPNVADNKNGFGLLTSLTVFAPHCRNIMNTMIVFIGDSEGYGLVVYNANTSKFCRIETVFMKPIDTTFTIANQSFSLADGIVGMTVIDKNLFFAATAGHTIFTMEVSKLIKCTLTTREATKQTQVAATLSGQTGPMASEKCVLFFSNIPKTSIMCADTTKKINSDDMELIVQDSEKLQFPSGLKYLPYKPEGELLILTNRFQRIVTNTLNLSETNFRILSVDVAQIRKETNCFASCSYQNTFTN, from the exons ATGTTGTCTCCTCTGcttatcatattaataatgtcaatgataattataagtttCGGTCTAAAGTTGAATGTCGAATACGAATGGAAATACATTGATTTTCTCTGGGACAATCCACAACAGAAGCAACAAGCAATAGACTCCGGCGAATATGATCCTGGTGCAATCTTTTCTCTCGACACAGATAAGGCATCAGGTATATTGATACTATCTAAAA tatttaataatagtattacaAACAAAATTCTCGTAGATGGTAGAATATTCGTTAGCGCGGCAAGAGCCAAAGGTGTACCAGCTAGTGTGATGATCATAACAAATGAAAAAGGAGAGGGTGGTCCACTTCTGCGTCCATATCCAGATTGGTCTTGGTACACAAAAAATGATTGCAATAGCATCACGGCAGGTGTTTTCCGAGTGTAT attaaatgcaattacatCTTTATTTTGGATTCTGGTAAATACGAACCGAACGTCTCAATCTGTCCCGCGCAATTACTCATCTTCGATTTATCAACTGATAAACTAGTTAAACGTATTATCATTCCGCCGAATGTCGCTGATAATAAAAACGGCTTTGGACTTTTGACGTCACTTACTGTCTTCGCACCGCATTGTAGAAACATAATGAATACTATGATt GTATTCATAGGAGACTCGGAAGGATACGGTTTAGTGGTATATAATGCGAATACTTCAAAATTCTGTAGAATTGAAACTGTTTTCATGAAACCGATTGATACCACTTTCACCATAGCAAACCAAAGTTTTTCTTTGGCGGACGGCATTGTTGGCATGACAGTTATTGATAAAA atttattctTTGCTGCTACGGCTGGACATACGATTTTTACAATGGAAGTGTCAAAACTCATTAAATGTACGTTAACTACCCGTGAGGCTACTAAACAAACTCAAGTAGCGGCTACGTTGTCAGGCCAAACAGGACCGATGGCATCTGAGAAATGTGTATTGTTTTTCAGTAATATTCCAAAAACATCTATTATGTGCGCAGATACtaccaaaaaaattaactcCGACGATATG gAACTCATTGTGCAAGATTCCGAAAAGTTGCAATTTCCAAGTGGGCTGAAATATCTTCCATATAAACCGGAAGGTGAACTATTAATCTTAACGAATAGATTTCAGCGCATCGTCACCAATACGTTAAATCTGAGCGAAACTAACTTCCGCATTCTCTCGGTGGATGTGGCGCAAATACGGAAGGAGACAAATTGTTTTGCTTCTTGCAGCTACCAAAATACTTTcacaaattaa
- the LOC105675022 gene encoding superkiller complex protein 8, with protein MYSLIHKTENAHEDSIWTCAWGCPKRRKDSQPDNEDSRDSIRSNEDETVEYLVTGSVDDAVKVWELKDGDLKMKHKLTGHSLGVVSVAVSSDGSKCASSSLDSSLKLWDLQSGDKLSSIEVGPVDIWTVVFSPDDKFIVSGSHSGKIHLYGTESSKQEQTLDTRGGKFTSSVAYSPDGKYIASGAIDGIINIFDVAYGKVLRTLEGHAMPIRSLCFSPDSQLLLTASDDGHMKLYDVKDANLAGTMSGHASWVLGVAFSPDGQQFASSSSDHTVKIWELAQRQCLHTFNEHKDQVWSVKYNPQRNNVIASVSEDKSINLYECPVYDNK; from the exons ATG tactCTTTAATTCATAAAACGGAAAATGCTCACGAGGACAGTATATGGACTTGTGCATGGGGTTGTCCAAAGAGGAGGAAGGATAGTCAACCAGATAATGAAGATTCACG AGATTCTATAAGATCCAATGAAGACGAGACAGTGGAATATCTAGTAACAGGTTCTGTGGATGATGCTGTGAAAGTATGGGAACTGAAGGATGGTGATTTGAAAATGAAACATAAGTTGACTGGACATTCCTTAGGAGTAGTTTCCGTAGCTGTCAGCTCCGATGGgtcaa AATGTGCCTCCAGTTCACTCGACTCCAGTTTAAAATTGTGGGATTTACAATCTGGAGACAAACTATCGAGCATTGAAGTTGGTCCTGTAGACATATGGACTGTGGTCTTTTCTCCGGATGATAAATTCATAGTATCTGGCAGTCACTCCGGCAAAATACATTTGTACGGGACTGAAAGTAGTAAGCAAGAACAAACATTGGACACGAGAGGTGGAAAATTTACATCGAGTGTGGCATAt AGTCCGGATGGTAAATATATTGCAAGCGGTGCGATAGATGgcatcattaatatttttgacgtTGCTTATGGAAAAGTTTTGCGTACATTGGAAG GTCACGCCATGCCGATCAGGTCTCTGTGTTTCTCACCAGACTCTCAGCTGCTCCTTACTGCATCCGATGATGGACATATGAAGTTGTACGATGT cAAGGATGCAAATTTAGCTGGAACAATGTCGGGTCATGCTTCTTGGGTACTTGGCGTGGCTTTTTCACCGGATGGACAGCAATTTGCATCAAGCAGTTCCGATCATACAGTTAAGATTTGGGAATTGGCACAAAGACAGTGTCTACATACATTTAATGAACACAAGGATCAA GTATGGTCGGTAAAGTATAATCCACAGCGAAATAACGTTATCGCCTCAGTGTCCGAAGATAAGTCCATCAATTTGTATGAATGTCCGGTATATGATAATAAGTAA